One Sediminicola sp. YIK13 DNA segment encodes these proteins:
- a CDS encoding ATP-binding cassette domain-containing protein — translation MSKLHIDSVTKSYNNKVILSDVFISCRKNEVKGLVGRNGSGKSTLLKIVFGTEKADFKFVRVGKKIIRNISDGRNLINYLPQDNFLPNNIKVGTIIKLFLPKKTRDILFQNKHVLPFLHKKNQDLSGGEKRIIEILIIIHSNAEFILLDEPFNGVSPIMRAYIIEYIKKMKSSKGFIITDHDYENVICLADSIVHLKNGFLKEIKDKSELVELGYLTKSIYTNNNKA, via the coding sequence AAGGTCATATTAAGTGATGTGTTTATTTCTTGTAGAAAAAATGAAGTTAAAGGACTTGTTGGACGAAACGGTTCTGGAAAATCCACACTTCTCAAAATCGTTTTTGGAACGGAAAAAGCAGATTTTAAATTTGTCAGAGTAGGCAAAAAAATAATTAGAAATATTTCGGATGGCAGAAACTTGATTAATTATTTGCCACAGGACAATTTTCTGCCAAATAATATAAAAGTAGGCACTATAATAAAGCTATTTCTTCCTAAAAAAACCAGAGACATCTTGTTTCAAAATAAACATGTACTCCCTTTTTTACATAAGAAAAATCAAGATCTATCTGGTGGGGAAAAAAGAATTATTGAGATTTTAATAATTATTCATTCCAATGCAGAATTTATTTTATTGGACGAACCTTTTAACGGTGTAAGTCCAATAATGAGAGCTTATATTATAGAATATATTAAAAAAATGAAATCATCGAAAGGCTTTATTATAACAGACCACGACTATGAAAATGTAATTTGTTTGGCGGATAGTATCGTTCACTTGAAAAATGGGTTTTTAAAAGAAATCAAAGACAAAAGTGAATTAGTCGAATTAGGCTATCTTACAAAATCTATTTATACCAACAATAATAAGGCGTAG
- a CDS encoding ligand-binding sensor domain-containing protein, protein MKNRGTKRWKKSRIPFYLLLLFLVLISSCNGQDKNTVPPINLESTRDNPKNTLKDTAVMKYQLATQKYGASLLTPPRISDFVRRIFQDKRGNLWFGTNGDGVIRYNGDALEYFSLDEGFGGVAVRGIIEDKQGNIWFGTERGISKYDGISFSNFTVKDGLINNDVWSLAIDRKGLLWIGTLQGVCTFDGETFTPFNIPEAKPDYSRGVTSAKIVHSIMEDSKGKMWFGTNGGAYSFDGKNLTNFSEKDGLSNNNVNSILEDKDGKIWIATTHGGLCLYDGKSFTNMSERYKLNGTEVWNIYQDAKGDIWFPVKRFGVYRYDGNSFTNFREKDGLASDAIQSIFEDKEGRLWLGGWLGLNRFDGKSFFKVSTMDGPWAK, encoded by the coding sequence ATGAAAAATAGAGGTACCAAAAGATGGAAAAAATCGAGAATTCCATTTTACCTCTTGCTGCTATTTTTGGTTTTGATCTCCTCCTGTAATGGTCAAGATAAAAACACCGTACCCCCAATAAATTTAGAGAGTACCAGGGATAACCCAAAAAATACACTCAAGGATACTGCTGTTATGAAATATCAGCTCGCCACCCAAAAATATGGAGCTTCACTCCTTACTCCTCCCCGAATTAGCGATTTTGTGCGAAGGATATTCCAAGATAAACGCGGAAATCTATGGTTTGGAACCAACGGAGATGGGGTTATCCGGTACAACGGGGATGCCCTGGAGTATTTCTCACTTGATGAAGGGTTCGGCGGGGTTGCTGTAAGGGGAATTATAGAGGATAAACAAGGTAATATCTGGTTTGGCACCGAACGGGGGATAAGCAAATATGACGGGATATCATTTTCTAATTTTACAGTAAAAGATGGGCTGATCAATAATGATGTTTGGAGCTTGGCAATAGACCGTAAGGGATTGCTCTGGATAGGTACTTTGCAAGGGGTGTGTACTTTTGATGGGGAAACATTCACTCCATTTAATATTCCCGAAGCTAAACCCGATTACAGCAGAGGGGTGACTAGTGCCAAGATAGTCCATAGCATAATGGAAGATAGCAAGGGAAAGATGTGGTTCGGCACCAACGGAGGCGCCTATAGTTTTGATGGAAAGAACTTGACCAATTTTTCTGAGAAAGATGGCTTGTCCAACAATAATGTAAACAGTATTTTGGAAGATAAGGACGGAAAAATATGGATTGCAACAACACATGGCGGACTCTGTCTGTATGACGGAAAATCCTTTACCAATATGAGCGAAAGGTACAAACTCAATGGCACTGAGGTGTGGAATATTTACCAAGACGCTAAGGGTGACATATGGTTTCCGGTAAAACGTTTTGGGGTATATAGATACGACGGAAATTCCTTTACCAATTTCCGTGAAAAAGATGGCCTCGCCAGTGATGCAATTCAAAGTATTTTTGAAGATAAAGAAGGGCGACTCTGGCTTGGGGGCTGGTTGGGACTCAATCGTTTTGACGGAAAATCTTTTTTCAAAGTGTCCACTATGGATGGTCCTTGGGCCAAATAA